Proteins from one Malaya genurostris strain Urasoe2022 chromosome 2, Malgen_1.1, whole genome shotgun sequence genomic window:
- the LOC131427366 gene encoding hepatocyte growth factor-regulated tyrosine kinase substrate isoform X1: MFRTSNFDKSLESATSNLILEPDWQSIMVICDAIRQGDATPKYAVQQIKKKLFSPNPHTAHYALLVLESVVKNCGSPVHDEISNKANCEMFQNLVNNTQHEEVRNKMLELIQAWAFAFRSTYKYRSIRDTMNILKSEGHKFPELKEADAMFTSENAPDWADGDVCHRCRVQFTFTQRKHHCRHCGQVFCQQCSSKTSTIPKFGIEKDVRVCDGCHAHLQRPTATLTKKPTEEEDLPAEYLSSSLAQQAQAPARKTEEELREEEELQLALALSQSEAETKKTTLPRRTFHKSPSPEPVKIQRSPSPVEEIPSDPELARYLNRNYWEQRQAADSPASPSAPSPMPSPMPITNSLLLSKVGGDDAEINEFSHMMKTQVEIFVNRMKSNSSRGRSISTDSSVQTLFMNLTSLHSRLLTHIKDMDDKRMWYEHLQDKLTQIKDSRAALDVLRQEHQEKLRRIAEEQERQKQMQMAQKLEIMRKKKQEYLQYQRQLALQRIQEQEREMQMRQEQQKAQYRMGTAFPFMTPTTQGQPQGSPSHVGVGAYPGYGYQQMPGSGALGHYGSPGMQAQMGQPLFSPPHGPPAAIGSQYMGPGMPQGPSAAENVPNAAAQQQPVGPPGSGPQQQGPPGAMIPPPGMNMMPGQGAPMMAPPPQQGHPMNQGTLPPGAQIPPPQVVPEAQQQPVPQQPQQQQQQQQPQQPQQQQHQPQGTNGPTPATPPVAPVTVSVPAPAPVSTAPEPATAELISFD, translated from the exons atgtttcgtaCGTCGAATTTTGATAAAAGTCTGG AGAGTGCTACCAGCAACttgattctggaaccggattGGCAATCCATAATGGTCATTTGCGATGCCATTCGTCAGGGTGATGCAAC ACCCAAATATGCGGTACAGCAGATCAAGAAAAAGCTGTTCTCGCCGAATCCACATACGGCGCACTACGCACTGCTGGTGCTGGAAAGTGTAGTGAAAAACTGCGGTTCGCCAGTTCACGACGAGATCTCCAACAAGGCCAATTGTGAGATGTTTCAAAATCTTGTAAACAATACGCAACATGAAGAAGTGCGCAATAAAATGCTGGAACTGATTCAGGCATGGGCTTTTGCTTTTCGGTCTACCTACAAGTACCGGTCAATTCGG GATACCATGAACATTTTGAAAAGCGAAGGCCACAAATTTCCCGAGTTGAAAGAAGCGGATGCTATGTTCACGTCGGAGAACGCACCGGATTGGGCTGACGGAGACGTGTGTCACCGTTGCCGAGTGCAGTTTACGTTTACGCAACGTAAACATCATTGTCGTCACTGTGGACAGGTGTTCTGCCAGCAATGTTCTTCCAAAACGAGCACTATTCCCAAGTTTGGTATCGAAAAAGACGTACGTGTATGCGATGGATGTCATGCTCACCTGCAGCGTCCGACGGCAACTTTGACTAAAAAACCAACCGAGGAAGAAGATCTACCGGCTGAGTATTTAAGTAGTTCATTGGCACAACAAGCCCAAGCTCCGGCGCGTAAAACTGAAGAAGAATTACGAGAGGAAGAAGAGTTGCAGCTTGCCCTCGCTTTGAGTCAATCAGAAGCGGAAACTAAAAAGACAACACTGCCGAGAAGAACGTTTCATAAATCACCGAGCCCGGAACCAGTGAAGATCCAACGAAGTCCTAGTCCGGTTGAAGAGATTCCCTCGGATCCAGAGTTGGCACGGTATTTGAACAGAAATTACTGGGAACAGCGACAGGCAGCCGATTCGCCGGCGTCGCCATCAGCACCGAGTCCCATGCCAAGTCCAATGCCCATTACGAACAGCTTACTGCTGTCCAAGGTTGGGGGCGATGATGCCGAGATTAATGAATTTTCACATATGATGAAAACACAGGTGGAGATTTTTGTCAATCGTATGAAATCCAATTCAAGCCGTGGACGCAGCATTTCGACTGATAGTTCGGTGCAAACATTGTTCATGAATTTGACTTCACTCCACTCGCGTTTGTTAACTCACATCAAAGACATGGACGACAAGCGCATGTGGTACGAACACTTGCAGGACAAGCTAACTCAGATTAAAGATTCTCGTGCAGCGTTGGATGTGCTGAGACAAGAACATCAGGAAAAATTGCGCCGAATTGCAGAAGAACAGGAACGTCAGAAGCAGATGCAGATGGCCCAGAAGTTGGAAATTATGCGGAAGAAAAAACAAGAATATTTGCAATACCAACGTCAGTTAGCTTTGCAGCGAATCCAGGAGCAGGAACGAGAGATGCAGATGCGTCAAGAACAACAAAAGGCTCAGTATAGGATGGGAACAGCTTTTCCTTTTATGACTCCAACTACTCAAGGGCAACCTCAAGGTTCGCCATCGCATGTTGGCGTTGGAGCGTATCCTGGTTATGGCTACCAACAGATGCCAGGAAGTGGTGCTCTGGGTCACTATGGTTCCCCAGGAATGCAAGCACAAATGGGTCAACCGTTGTTCTCTCCACCTCATGGACCACCAGCAGCCATTGGCAGTCAGTACATGGGTCCTGGTATGCCTCAAGGTCCTTCGGCAGCTGAAAATGTTCCTAATGCTGCTGCTCAGCAACAACCAGTTGGTCCGCCTGGATCTGGACCACAGCAGCAAGGTCCACCCGGTGCGATGATACCGCCTCCCGGAATGAATATGATGCCAGGCCAAGGTGCACCAATGATGGCTCCTCCGCCTCAACAAGGGCACCCAATGAATCAAGGTACTTTACCACCAGGAGCTCAAATACCACCACCACAAGTAGTTCCAGAGGCACAACAACAGCCAGTTCCTCAGCaaccgcagcagcagcagcagcaacaacaaccacaacaaccacaacagcagcagcatcaaCCACAAGGAACCAATGGACCTACACCTGCTACACCCCCGGTGGCACCGGTTACAGTATCTGTTCCTGCTCCTGCTCCTGTATCAACTGCTCCCGAACCGGCAACTGCAGAATTGATTAGTTTTGATTGA
- the LOC131427366 gene encoding hepatocyte growth factor-regulated tyrosine kinase substrate isoform X2 — translation MGDTMNILKSEGHKFPELKEADAMFTSENAPDWADGDVCHRCRVQFTFTQRKHHCRHCGQVFCQQCSSKTSTIPKFGIEKDVRVCDGCHAHLQRPTATLTKKPTEEEDLPAEYLSSSLAQQAQAPARKTEEELREEEELQLALALSQSEAETKKTTLPRRTFHKSPSPEPVKIQRSPSPVEEIPSDPELARYLNRNYWEQRQAADSPASPSAPSPMPSPMPITNSLLLSKVGGDDAEINEFSHMMKTQVEIFVNRMKSNSSRGRSISTDSSVQTLFMNLTSLHSRLLTHIKDMDDKRMWYEHLQDKLTQIKDSRAALDVLRQEHQEKLRRIAEEQERQKQMQMAQKLEIMRKKKQEYLQYQRQLALQRIQEQEREMQMRQEQQKAQYRMGTAFPFMTPTTQGQPQGSPSHVGVGAYPGYGYQQMPGSGALGHYGSPGMQAQMGQPLFSPPHGPPAAIGSQYMGPGMPQGPSAAENVPNAAAQQQPVGPPGSGPQQQGPPGAMIPPPGMNMMPGQGAPMMAPPPQQGHPMNQGTLPPGAQIPPPQVVPEAQQQPVPQQPQQQQQQQQPQQPQQQQHQPQGTNGPTPATPPVAPVTVSVPAPAPVSTAPEPATAELISFD, via the exons ATGGGG GATACCATGAACATTTTGAAAAGCGAAGGCCACAAATTTCCCGAGTTGAAAGAAGCGGATGCTATGTTCACGTCGGAGAACGCACCGGATTGGGCTGACGGAGACGTGTGTCACCGTTGCCGAGTGCAGTTTACGTTTACGCAACGTAAACATCATTGTCGTCACTGTGGACAGGTGTTCTGCCAGCAATGTTCTTCCAAAACGAGCACTATTCCCAAGTTTGGTATCGAAAAAGACGTACGTGTATGCGATGGATGTCATGCTCACCTGCAGCGTCCGACGGCAACTTTGACTAAAAAACCAACCGAGGAAGAAGATCTACCGGCTGAGTATTTAAGTAGTTCATTGGCACAACAAGCCCAAGCTCCGGCGCGTAAAACTGAAGAAGAATTACGAGAGGAAGAAGAGTTGCAGCTTGCCCTCGCTTTGAGTCAATCAGAAGCGGAAACTAAAAAGACAACACTGCCGAGAAGAACGTTTCATAAATCACCGAGCCCGGAACCAGTGAAGATCCAACGAAGTCCTAGTCCGGTTGAAGAGATTCCCTCGGATCCAGAGTTGGCACGGTATTTGAACAGAAATTACTGGGAACAGCGACAGGCAGCCGATTCGCCGGCGTCGCCATCAGCACCGAGTCCCATGCCAAGTCCAATGCCCATTACGAACAGCTTACTGCTGTCCAAGGTTGGGGGCGATGATGCCGAGATTAATGAATTTTCACATATGATGAAAACACAGGTGGAGATTTTTGTCAATCGTATGAAATCCAATTCAAGCCGTGGACGCAGCATTTCGACTGATAGTTCGGTGCAAACATTGTTCATGAATTTGACTTCACTCCACTCGCGTTTGTTAACTCACATCAAAGACATGGACGACAAGCGCATGTGGTACGAACACTTGCAGGACAAGCTAACTCAGATTAAAGATTCTCGTGCAGCGTTGGATGTGCTGAGACAAGAACATCAGGAAAAATTGCGCCGAATTGCAGAAGAACAGGAACGTCAGAAGCAGATGCAGATGGCCCAGAAGTTGGAAATTATGCGGAAGAAAAAACAAGAATATTTGCAATACCAACGTCAGTTAGCTTTGCAGCGAATCCAGGAGCAGGAACGAGAGATGCAGATGCGTCAAGAACAACAAAAGGCTCAGTATAGGATGGGAACAGCTTTTCCTTTTATGACTCCAACTACTCAAGGGCAACCTCAAGGTTCGCCATCGCATGTTGGCGTTGGAGCGTATCCTGGTTATGGCTACCAACAGATGCCAGGAAGTGGTGCTCTGGGTCACTATGGTTCCCCAGGAATGCAAGCACAAATGGGTCAACCGTTGTTCTCTCCACCTCATGGACCACCAGCAGCCATTGGCAGTCAGTACATGGGTCCTGGTATGCCTCAAGGTCCTTCGGCAGCTGAAAATGTTCCTAATGCTGCTGCTCAGCAACAACCAGTTGGTCCGCCTGGATCTGGACCACAGCAGCAAGGTCCACCCGGTGCGATGATACCGCCTCCCGGAATGAATATGATGCCAGGCCAAGGTGCACCAATGATGGCTCCTCCGCCTCAACAAGGGCACCCAATGAATCAAGGTACTTTACCACCAGGAGCTCAAATACCACCACCACAAGTAGTTCCAGAGGCACAACAACAGCCAGTTCCTCAGCaaccgcagcagcagcagcagcaacaacaaccacaacaaccacaacagcagcagcatcaaCCACAAGGAACCAATGGACCTACACCTGCTACACCCCCGGTGGCACCGGTTACAGTATCTGTTCCTGCTCCTGCTCCTGTATCAACTGCTCCCGAACCGGCAACTGCAGAATTGATTAGTTTTGATTGA